One Mycobacterium kubicae genomic window carries:
- a CDS encoding class I SAM-dependent methyltransferase, translated as MTRSTKAPADAAPNPHATAEQVEAARHDSKLAQVLYHDWEAESYDDKWSISYDQRCIDYARGRFDAIVPDEVIGQLPYDNALELGCGTGFFLLNLIQAGVARRGSVTDLSPGMVKVATRNGQALGLDIDGRVADAEGIPYDDNTFDLVVGHAVLHHIPDVELSLREVIRVLKPGGRFVFAGEPTTVGNTYARALADLTWNVTIRAVKLPGLGAWRRPQAELDENSRAAALEWIVDLHTFEPSDLERMATNAGAVQVRTASEEFTAAMLGWPVRTFESTVPPGKLGWGWAKFAFNSWKALSWVDANVWRHVAPKGWFYNVMVTGVKPS; from the coding sequence ATGACGAGGAGTACAAAAGCCCCCGCTGACGCTGCCCCCAACCCGCATGCCACCGCCGAACAGGTGGAGGCTGCCCGCCACGACAGCAAACTGGCCCAGGTGCTCTACCACGACTGGGAGGCCGAGAGCTACGACGACAAGTGGTCGATCTCGTATGACCAGCGCTGCATCGACTACGCACGCGGTCGGTTCGACGCCATCGTTCCCGATGAAGTGATCGGCCAGCTCCCGTACGACAACGCCCTGGAGCTGGGCTGCGGCACCGGCTTCTTCCTGCTCAACCTGATCCAGGCCGGCGTCGCCCGGCGCGGCTCAGTCACCGACCTGTCACCGGGCATGGTCAAGGTCGCCACCCGCAACGGGCAGGCGCTGGGCCTGGACATCGACGGCCGGGTTGCCGACGCCGAAGGTATTCCCTACGACGACAACACCTTTGACCTCGTGGTCGGACATGCCGTCTTGCACCACATCCCCGACGTCGAGCTGTCGCTGCGCGAGGTCATCCGAGTGCTCAAGCCGGGCGGCCGGTTCGTATTCGCCGGTGAGCCGACCACCGTCGGCAACACCTACGCCCGTGCGCTGGCGGACCTGACCTGGAATGTCACCATCCGCGCGGTGAAGCTGCCCGGCCTCGGTGCCTGGCGCCGGCCTCAGGCCGAGCTCGACGAGAACTCGCGCGCGGCGGCCCTCGAGTGGATTGTCGACCTGCACACCTTCGAGCCCAGCGACTTGGAGCGGATGGCCACCAACGCCGGCGCGGTTCAGGTTCGCACCGCCAGCGAGGAGTTCACCGCCGCGATGCTGGGCTGGCCGGTACGCACGTTCGAGTCGACGGTGCCGCCGGGCAAGCTGGGCTGGGGCTGGGCGAAGTTCGCGTTCAACAGCTGGAAGGCATTGAGCTGGGTCGACGCCAACGTGTGGCGGCATGTGGCGCCCAAAGGCTGGTTCTACAACGTGATGGTGACCGGGGTTAAGCCCTCCTGA
- a CDS encoding THUMP-like domain-containing protein, with product MSVSLTFTVDDVTYLRSDSGVAALHEVAARELTDATRIADVAAVRARFGDRAPILVETTLLRRRAAAKLAALGDISGWLFTDEALQQATVADVARHRAARLAGRVVHDATCSIGTELAALRGTAAHVVGSDLDPVRLLMARHNLGGGTAVCRADALRPVTRDAVVVVDPARRSKGRRHFRPADYQPALGPLLDTYAARDLAVKCAPGIDFGQVRNLGFDGEIEVTSYRGSVREACLWSRGLAEPGVRRRASLLDRNEQLTDGEPDDCPVAPAGRWIVDPDGAVVRAGLVRQYAARHGLWQLDSDIAYLSGDRLPAGERGFEVLEQLAFDERRLRQTLTAMDCGALEILVRGVRVDPDALRRRLRLRGSRALSVVIARIGSGTAGTAKAYVCSATW from the coding sequence CTGAGCGTCAGCCTCACCTTCACCGTCGACGACGTCACGTACCTGCGCTCGGACTCCGGTGTCGCGGCCCTGCACGAGGTCGCGGCGCGGGAGCTGACCGATGCCACCCGCATCGCCGACGTCGCGGCCGTGCGAGCCCGCTTCGGTGACCGCGCGCCGATCCTGGTGGAGACGACGCTGCTGCGCAGGCGCGCCGCCGCCAAACTCGCTGCGCTGGGCGACATCTCGGGCTGGCTTTTCACCGACGAGGCGCTGCAGCAGGCCACCGTGGCCGACGTCGCCCGACACCGGGCGGCGCGGCTGGCCGGTCGCGTCGTTCACGACGCGACCTGTTCCATCGGTACCGAACTGGCGGCTCTGCGCGGCACGGCGGCCCACGTCGTGGGCAGTGACCTCGACCCGGTACGACTGCTGATGGCGCGCCACAACCTGGGCGGGGGCACCGCAGTGTGCCGCGCCGACGCGCTGCGCCCGGTGACCCGCGACGCGGTCGTCGTCGTCGACCCCGCGCGCCGCAGCAAGGGGCGTCGCCACTTCCGCCCGGCCGACTACCAGCCGGCACTGGGCCCGCTGCTCGACACCTACGCCGCGCGAGATCTGGCCGTAAAGTGTGCTCCCGGAATCGATTTCGGCCAGGTGCGGAACCTGGGTTTCGATGGGGAAATCGAGGTAACGTCCTACCGCGGGTCGGTGCGCGAAGCCTGCTTGTGGTCGCGCGGGTTGGCTGAGCCCGGTGTGCGTCGCCGAGCCAGCCTCCTGGACCGCAACGAACAGCTGACCGACGGCGAACCCGACGACTGCCCGGTGGCACCGGCCGGGCGGTGGATCGTTGATCCCGACGGCGCCGTCGTGCGAGCGGGCCTGGTCCGCCAGTACGCGGCCCGGCACGGGCTGTGGCAGCTCGACTCCGACATCGCCTACCTGTCGGGTGACCGGCTGCCGGCGGGGGAGCGGGGGTTCGAGGTGCTCGAGCAACTGGCGTTCGACGAACGCCGGCTGCGGCAGACACTGACGGCGATGGACTGCGGGGCGCTGGAAATCCTCGTCCGCGGGGTCCGGGTGGACCCCGACGCGCTGCGCCGACGGCTCCGGTTACGCGGCAGTCGAGCCCTGTCGGTGGTGATCGCGCGCATCGGGTCCGGTACCGCCGGTACCGCAAAGGCCTACGTTTGCTCAGCCACTTGGTAA
- a CDS encoding esterase encodes MRYLLTAAALALAVVSSWPAAAAPPSCASLGGSVDPGQICHLHATAPTYTLDMNFPVDYPDQQALTDYITQNRDGFINVAQGSGRRDQPYQLEATTEQRSAGQPPHNTRSVVLKMFQDLGGAHPSTWYKAFNYNLGTKQPITFDTLFAPGTNALDAIFPVVQRELERQTGFGAAILPSSGLDSTHYQNFAITDDDLIFYFAQGELLPSFAGATQAQVPRSAIPPLAI; translated from the coding sequence ATGCGTTATCTCTTGACGGCCGCCGCGTTGGCGCTTGCGGTCGTGTCGAGCTGGCCGGCGGCCGCCGCGCCGCCGTCGTGCGCCAGCCTCGGCGGATCCGTCGATCCCGGTCAGATCTGCCACTTGCACGCCACCGCGCCCACCTACACCCTCGACATGAATTTCCCGGTCGACTACCCAGACCAGCAGGCGCTGACCGACTACATCACGCAGAACCGGGACGGCTTCATCAACGTGGCGCAGGGGTCGGGCCGGCGCGACCAGCCCTACCAGTTAGAAGCGACCACCGAGCAGCGCAGCGCCGGCCAACCGCCGCACAACACCCGCAGCGTCGTGCTCAAGATGTTCCAGGACCTGGGCGGGGCGCACCCGTCCACCTGGTACAAGGCGTTCAACTACAACCTCGGCACCAAGCAGCCCATCACCTTCGACACGCTGTTCGCGCCGGGTACCAATGCGCTGGACGCCATTTTCCCGGTGGTGCAGCGCGAACTGGAACGCCAGACCGGGTTCGGGGCGGCGATCCTGCCCTCCTCGGGCCTCGACTCGACGCACTATCAGAACTTCGCCATCACCGACGACGACCTGATCTTCTACTTCGCCCAAGGCGAGTTGCTGCCGTCGTTCGCCGGGGCCACCCAGGCGCAGGTGCCGCGCAGCGCCATCCCGCCGCTGGCGATCTAG
- a CDS encoding PQQ-binding-like beta-propeller repeat protein: MLARRLQAAVFAAVLTIALGGCGNTDSWVQAAPAEGWSAPYGDAANSSYTATGGASRLTLGWTRSVKGSLGAAPALTPRGYVALNAQTPGGCSLMEWENNNNGRQRWCLRLVQGGGFAGAVFDGFDNLYVGEPGAIIAFPVTQWTRWRHPVIGMPLTPRFLGGGTLLVTTHLGQVLAFDAHRGEVVGSALDLVDGVDPGDATRGLADCGPARPGCPVAAAPAYSPASQTVVLSVWQPSAPAATLVGLKYHPGQDPLLSREWTSDAVSAGIIAGPVLSADGKTVYVNGRDQRLWALHAADGKVKWSVPLGFLAQTPPAVTPQGLVVAGGGPDTRLAAFRDAGDHADQAWRREDVTPLTTSSLAGGGVGYTVVSGPAHDGGAGMSLLVFNPANGQTVNSYPLPAATGFPVGVSVGTDRRVVTATSDGQVYSFAPA; the protein is encoded by the coding sequence GTGCTTGCGCGACGTCTCCAGGCGGCCGTGTTCGCCGCTGTGCTCACGATTGCGCTCGGCGGGTGCGGCAACACCGACTCCTGGGTGCAAGCGGCGCCCGCCGAGGGGTGGTCGGCGCCCTACGGCGACGCCGCCAATAGCAGCTACACCGCCACCGGCGGCGCCAGCAGGCTCACGCTGGGCTGGACCCGGTCGGTCAAAGGCAGCTTGGGCGCCGCGCCGGCGCTGACTCCGCGCGGCTATGTCGCGCTCAACGCCCAGACTCCGGGCGGCTGCTCACTGATGGAGTGGGAGAACAACAACAACGGCAGGCAACGCTGGTGCCTGCGGCTGGTCCAGGGCGGCGGCTTCGCCGGCGCGGTGTTCGACGGCTTCGACAACCTCTATGTCGGTGAGCCCGGCGCGATCATCGCCTTCCCGGTCACCCAGTGGACGCGCTGGCGGCATCCGGTGATCGGCATGCCGTTGACGCCGCGGTTTCTGGGCGGCGGCACCCTGCTGGTCACCACCCACCTCGGCCAGGTGCTCGCGTTCGACGCGCACCGCGGCGAGGTGGTCGGCAGTGCCTTGGATCTCGTCGACGGTGTCGACCCAGGCGACGCCACCCGCGGTCTGGCCGATTGCGGACCGGCCCGGCCCGGCTGCCCCGTCGCGGCGGCCCCGGCCTACTCGCCTGCCAGCCAGACGGTGGTGCTGAGCGTCTGGCAGCCGAGTGCGCCGGCCGCGACGCTGGTCGGCCTCAAGTACCACCCCGGACAGGACCCACTGCTGTCGCGGGAGTGGACCAGCGACGCCGTCAGTGCGGGCATCATCGCCGGCCCGGTGCTGTCCGCCGACGGCAAGACCGTCTATGTCAACGGCCGCGACCAGCGGTTGTGGGCCCTGCACGCCGCCGACGGAAAAGTGAAATGGTCGGTACCGCTGGGCTTTTTGGCGCAAACCCCGCCCGCGGTCACCCCGCAGGGCTTGGTGGTGGCCGGCGGCGGCCCCGACACCCGGCTGGCGGCGTTCCGGGACGCCGGAGATCACGCCGACCAAGCCTGGCGGCGCGAGGATGTCACGCCGCTGACGACATCGAGCCTGGCCGGGGGCGGCGTCGGCTACACCGTTGTGTCCGGCCCCGCCCATGACGGCGGAGCGGGCATGTCGCTGCTGGTCTTCAACCCTGCGAACGGCCAGACGGTGAACAGCTATCCGCTGCCCGCGGCCACGGGTTTTCCGGTCGGGGTGTCTGTGGGCACCGATCGGCGGGTGGTCACCGCCACCAGTGACGGGCAGGTGTACAGCTTCGCGCCGGCTTAG
- a CDS encoding acyltransferase, whose protein sequence is MTSMWGAPLHRRWRGSRLRDPRQARFLTVASLKWVLRNRAYTPWYLVRYWRLLKFKLANPHIITRGMVFIGKGVEIHATPELAQLEIGRWVHIGDKNTIRAHEGSLRFGDKVVLGRDNVINCYLDIELGESVLMADWCYICDFDHRMDDITLPIKDQGIIKSPVRIGPDTWVGVKVTVLRGTSIGRGCVLGSHAVVRGVVPDFSIAVGAPAKVVKNRQLSWETSAAQRAELAAALADIERKKAAH, encoded by the coding sequence ATGACGAGCATGTGGGGTGCACCGCTGCATCGCCGGTGGCGCGGCTCGCGGCTGCGGGACCCGCGCCAGGCCAGATTCCTCACCGTGGCATCCCTGAAGTGGGTGCTGCGCAACCGTGCGTACACGCCGTGGTACCTGGTCCGCTACTGGCGGCTGCTGAAGTTCAAGCTGGCCAACCCGCACATCATCACCCGCGGCATGGTGTTCATCGGCAAAGGGGTGGAAATCCATGCCACGCCCGAACTGGCGCAGCTCGAGATCGGTCGCTGGGTGCACATCGGGGACAAGAACACCATCCGGGCTCACGAGGGATCGCTGCGGTTCGGTGACAAGGTGGTGCTCGGGCGCGACAACGTCATCAACTGCTATCTGGACATCGAACTCGGCGAATCGGTACTGATGGCTGACTGGTGCTACATCTGCGATTTCGACCATCGGATGGACGACATCACGCTGCCGATCAAAGACCAGGGCATCATCAAGAGCCCGGTGCGGATCGGTCCGGACACCTGGGTGGGCGTCAAGGTGACCGTGTTGCGCGGCACGTCGATCGGTCGCGGCTGCGTGTTGGGATCGCATGCGGTGGTGCGAGGCGTGGTGCCCGACTTCTCGATCGCGGTCGGCGCCCCGGCCAAGGTGGTGAAGAACCGGCAGCTGTCCTGGGAGACTTCGGCGGCCCAGCGCGCGGAGCTGGCGGCGGCGCTAGCCGATATCGAACGCAAGAAGGCAGCGCACTAG